The Vespula vulgaris chromosome 2, iyVesVulg1.1, whole genome shotgun sequence genome has a segment encoding these proteins:
- the LOC127061422 gene encoding bone morphogenetic protein 1 encodes MRLLMEIILSILCLMAACLVDSRAVDNDSYEFEETKHHRHRHRKFTIDELTNTRFPHAITGDLDIDVCKAGGFLGDIALPNIKYETEWRQQKLNKSYLEELEKYREEVLKEGLQVEEEGLTEILQFKNEHDTNNEAHREEEESVVPQGKPEPIMVDRNQYSMGGEFEDEFSFNVRNEDTNPEIKEEGVEIRLESTTLPAKKRHSAHRQNYLTMTETSNIGEGRIKQTTLKLPDDIDSSIGSTTTKTRNAQEGNIEEIGGYTSTIRPESTTQDRSKQRHRRHHRRRGSRRRNHRRLVVPLPQDTANDVSDEVVSLHDRRLRSIEFYDMDHKPKYLANNERGTKSLVHDFPTRNRRAATARKERVWDHGVIPYEIDGNFSGAHKALFKQAMRHWENFTCVKFVERVPREHPNYILFTERPCGCCSFVGKRGNGPQAISIGKNCDKFGIVVHELGHVVGFWHEHTRPDRDRHVQIIRDNIMSGQEYNFNKLTDEEVNSLGLPYDYDSIMHYAKNTFSKGIYLDTILPIENHGKKRPEIGQRIRLSEGDIAQTNLLYKCYKCGRTFQENSGSFGSPTHPNSSPAIDGERCEWRITATHGERIVLNITSLDIFKSDYCRSDYLEIRDGYWYKSHVLGRFCGSGKIHEPVVSTGSRMLVTYVTSERQSGHRGFTASYEAVCGGDVELDGVGHLESPNYPEEYQSSKECVWRLSVPQDYQVALKFQSFEIENHDNCVYDYVEVRDGHNADSPLIGVYCGYKIPPDIKSTGNKLLVKFVSDGSVQKAGFSATFMKEFDECELTNHGCEHDCINTLGGFECSCKIGYELHSDGKHCEDACGGIFDDSNGTITSPSFPETYPGNKNCIWEIIAPPQYRITLNFTHFDLEGNNAYQQECEYDSLEIASKLGDDILRKHGIFCGVRLPPMITSEGNSMRIVFTSDNSVQKTGFAAVFFTDMDECANNNGGCQHECKNTIGSYQCSCHNGFTLHENGHDCKEGGCKYEITAPVGTITSPNFPEYYPGRKDCVWHFTTKPGHRIKLVFKVFEMESHQECAYDHIAIYDGDSPESHTLGRFCGTKEPHPISATGNQMYMIFKSDASVQRKGFQAIHSTACGGYLMATDKVKHLYSHVRYGYSNYDHGTDCDWTIEAPIGKNVHLSFFSFQLEYQSECGYDFVEIFSGLDASNPSFGRLCGNLNKTDYVSTSEALLVRFRTDDTISFKGFVAIFVAVDRQDSDESHGGEDDEDNENL; translated from the exons GTGGATTTCTCGGTGACATAGCACTGCCCAACATCAAGTACGAAACAGAATGGCGACAACAAAAGTTGAATAAGTCGTACCTCGAGGAATTGGAAAAATATAGAGAGGAGGTTTTAAAGGAAGGTCTTCAAGTCGAGGAGGAAGGTCTTACCG AGATACTACAGTTCAAAAACGAGCACGACACAAACAATGAGGCCCAtcgtgaagaagaagagagcgtGGTCCCTCAAGGGAAACCTGAGCCGATCATGGTGGATCGCAATCAGTACAGCATGGGTGGCGAATTCGAGGATGAATTTAGCTTCAACGTTAGGAACGAAGATACTAATCCTGAAATAAAGGAAGAGGGTGTTGAGATCAg ATTAGAATCTACGACTCTCCCAGCGAAAAAGAGACACTCGGCTCATCGACAGAATTATCTGACGATGACCGAAACTTCAAATATCGGAGAAGGTAGGATCAAGCAAACCACTCTAAAACTACCCGATGACATAGATTCTTCGATCGGTTCGACAACAACAAAGACTAGAAATGCTCAAGAAGGGAACATCGAAGAAATAGGAGGCTATACTTCTACGATCAGGCCAGAATCAACGACACAggatagatcgaaacaacgtcatcgtcgtcatcatcgtagAAG AGGATCTCGACGACGAAATCACCGACGGTTGGTTGTCCCTTTGCCCCAGGACACGGCGAACGATGTCTCGGACGAGGTCGTCTCGCTCCACGATAGACGACTACGGTCCATCGAGTTTTACGACATGGACCACAAACCGAAATATCTCGCGAACAACGAGCGTGGCACCAAATCTCTAGTCCACGATTTTCCAACAAGAAATCGTAGAGCCGCGACTGCGAGAAAGGAACGTGTTTGGGATCATGGTGTTATACCTTACGAGATCGATGGTAACTTTTCCGGAGCTCACAAAGCACTTTTCAAGCAAGCCATGAGACATTGGGAAAACTTTACTTGCGTCAAGTTCGTCGAAAGAGTACCACGAGAACATcctaattatattcttttcacGGAGAGACCCTGTGG ATGCTGTTCCTTCGTTGGGAAAAGAGGTAACGGACCGCAAGCAATCAGTATCGGAAAAAACTGTGACAAGTTCGGTATAGTCGTTCATGAACTGGGCCACGTCGTTGGCTTCTGGCACGAACACACTAGACCGGATCGAGATCGACACGTACAAATCATTCGCGACAACATCATGAGCG gTCAGGAATATAACTTTAATAAACTGACTGATGAAGAAGTGAACTCGTTGGGTCTGCCATACGATTACGATTCCATCATGCATTACGCCAAGAATACATTCTCCAAGGGCATTTATTTGGACACGATTTTACCTATAGAGAATCACGGAAAGAAACGACCTGAGATCGGCCAAAGGATACGACTAAGCGAGGGTGACATCGCTCAAACGAATCTTCTTTACAAATGCTACA AATGTGGTAGGACTTTCCAAGAAAACAGCGGTAGCTTTGGTTCACCAACTCACCCTAACAGTTCTCCAGCAATCGATGGAGAACGATGCGAGTGGAGGATCACTGCTACGCACGGAGAAAGAATCGTTCTGAACATCACGTCCTTGGACATCTTTAAGAGCGATTATTGCCGTAGCGATTATCTCGAAATTCGTGATGGTTATTGGTACAAAAGTCATGTACTAG GTCGTTTTTGCGGGAGTGGCAAGATCCATGAGCCAGTGGTATCTACCGGAAGTCGTATGCTCGTAACTTACGTTACTTCCGAACGTCAAAGCGGGCATCGTGGTTTTACGGCGAGTTACGAAGCTGTCTGTGGTGGTGATGTCGAATTGGATGGCGTTGGTCATTTGGAGTCACCTAATTATCCTGAAGAATATCAGTCTAGTAAAGAATGCGTTTGGAGACTCTCCGTGCCGCAGGATTATCAGGTCGCTCTGAAATTTCAATCGTTCGAGATCGAAAATCACGACAATTGCGTCTATGACTATGTCGAAGTACGCGATGGTCACAATGCCGATTCCCCTTTGATCGGAGTTTATTGTGGCTATAAAATACCACCTGACATCAAATCTACCGGGAATAAATTGCTTGTTAAATTCGTTAGCGATGGATCCGTACAAAAAGCTGGATTCTCGGCAACTTTCATGAAAG aattcgATGAGTGCGAGTTGACCAATCATGGATGCGAACATGATTGTATAAATACTCTTGGTGGATTCGAGTGCTCTTGTAAAATCGGATACGAATTGCATTCTGATGGGAAACATTGCGAAG ATGCATGCGGTGGTATTTTTGACGATAGTAATGGCACGATCACGAGTCCATCTTTCCCGGAGACTTATCcaggaaacaaaaattgtatttgGGAGATTATAGCACCACCGCAATATCGTATCACTTTAAATTTCACTCATTTCGATCTCGAAGGCAACAATGCCTATCAACAAGAATGCGAATATGATTCTCTCGAAATAGCTAGTAAACTCGGTGACGATATTCTGAGGAAACATGGCATTTTCTGTGGTGTTAGGTTACCACCAATGATCACATCGGAAGGCAACTCTATGAGGATCGTATTCACATCAGATAACAG TGTGCAGAAGACAGGCTTCGCCGCAGTCTTTTTCACCGATATGGATGAGTGCGCGAATAACAATGGTGGTTGTCAGCACGAGTGTAAGAATACGATAGGCTCCTATCAGTGTTCCTGCCACAATGGCTTTACACTTCATGAAAATGGCCACGATTGTAAAGAGGGTGGCTGCAAGTACGAGATTACGGCGCCCGTAGGCACCATTACGTCGCCCAATTTTCCTGAGTATTATCCTGGCCGGAAGGACTGTGTTTGGCACTTCACTACCAAGCCGGGACATCGTATCAAACTG GTATTCAAAGTATTTGAGATGGAGTCCCATCAAGAATGTGCTTACGATCACATCGCCATTTACGATGGGGATTCACCAGAAAGTCACACGTTAGGTCGCTTTTGTGGTACTAAGGAGCCTCATCCGATTTCAGCGACTGGTAATCAGATGTACATGATCTTCAAGAGCGATGCCTCCGTCCAAAGAAAAGGTTTCCAAGCTATACACAGTACTG cgTGCGGAGGATACTTGATGGCGACGGATAAGGTAAAACACCTGTACTCGCACGTCAGATACGGATATAGTAATTACGATCATGGAACCGATTGTGATTGGACTATCGAAGCACCAATCGGCAAGAACGTTCACctgtctttcttctccttccaaTTGGAGTATCAAAGCGAATGTGGTTACGATTTCGTTGAGATATTCTCCGGTTTGGATGCATCCAATCCATCCTTTGGTCGACTCTGTGGAAacttg AATAAAACTGATTATGTATCGACGAGCGAGGCACTTCTCGTACGATTTCGAACGGACGACACGATATCGTTCAAAGGTTTCGTAGCCATTTTCGTTGCAGTAGACCGGCAAGATAGCGATGAGAGTCACGGTGGTGAGGACGATGAGGATAACGAGAATCTCTGA